In Paroedura picta isolate Pp20150507F chromosome 6, Ppicta_v3.0, whole genome shotgun sequence, one genomic interval encodes:
- the EDAR gene encoding tumor necrosis factor receptor superfamily member EDAR isoform X1 encodes MEQQREQSSTTINHQDNMVRLGECKWTQMFPFLMVSLVYSAHAEYSNCGENEYYNQTTGTCHECPQCEPGEEPYMTCGYGTRDEDYGCVPCPSEKFSKGGYQICRRYKDCEGFFRATVMTPGDQENDAECGPCLPGYYMLENRPRNIYGMVCYSCSLAPAKTKECTGLTSGVSVSFPSTSGTSTRSPFQHVHKGDLSGQGHLATALIIAMSTIFIMAIAIVLIIMFYIVKTRTSAQACCTSHSVKTVEAQANMQEETKEVQENVVIFSEKDEFGKLTATPAKVVKSENDASSENERLLSRSMDSDEEAAIDKQGTPELCLLSLVHLARDKSYASNKSTGIQSRRKKILDLYANVCSVAEGLSPTELPFDCLEKTSRMLSSTYNTEKAIVKTWRHLAESFGLKRDEIGGMTDGMQLFDRISTAGYSIPELLTKLVQIERLDAVESLCADILEWAQVMPKPDPVVAS; translated from the exons ATAAATCACCAGGATAATATGGTACGCCTGGGAGAATGTAAATGGACTCAAATGTTCCCTTTTCTCATG GTGTCACTTGTGTATTCTGCTCATGCTGAGTATTCAAACTGTGGTGAAAATGAATACTACAACCAGACAACTGGAACATGTCATGAATGTCCACAATGTGAACCTGGAGAAGAACCGTACATG ACATGTGGATATGGAACCAGAGATGAAGATTACGGTTGTGTTCCTTGCCCATCTGAAAAATTTTCCAAAGGCGGGTACCAGATATGCAGGCGTTACAAGGACTGCGAGGGGTTCTTTAGGGCAACAGTAATGACCCCTGGAGATCAAGAGAACGATGCAGAATGTGGACCTTGTCTGCCTGG TTACTATATGCTGGAGAACAGGCCAAGGAATATCTATGGCATGGTTTGCTACTCATGCTCGCTGGCGCCTGCCAAAACAAAAGAAT GTACAGGACTTACTTCTGGGGTGTCAGTCAGTTTTCCAAGCACTTCTGGAACAAGCACTCGTTCGCCTTTCCAACATGTGCACAAAG GAGATCTTTCTGGACAAGGCCATCTTGCTACTGCGCTTATCATAGCCATGTCTACAATTTTCATCATGGCAATTGCAATTGTCCTGATCATCATGTTTTACATTGTGAAAACCAGAACTTCAGCTCAAG CCTGCTGCACCAGCCATTCAGTGAAGACGGTCGAAGCCCAGGCCAATATGCAGGAAGAAACGAAAGAAGTGCAAG AAAACGTTGTGATTTTCTCTGAGAAAGATGAGTTTGGAAAGTTGACAGCAACACCAGCTAAGGTTGTCAAAAG TGAAAATGATGCATCTTCAGAAAACGAGCGGCTATTAAGTCGTAGCATGGATAGTGACGAAGAAGCTGCGATTGACAAGCAAGGGACTCCAGAGCTGTGCTTGTTGTCTCTCGTGCATTTGGCTAGAGATAAATCTTACGCAAGCAACAAATCAACCGGC ATTCAAAGCCGGAGGAAAAAGATTCTGGATCTGTATGCTAACGTATGCAGTGTTGCAGAAG GTCTCAGTCCCACAGAGCTTCCGTTTGATTGCCTAGAGAAGACCAGCAGGATGCTAAGCTCTACATATAATACGGAGAAGGCCATTGTGAAGACATGGCGCCACCTTGCCGAGAGCTTTGGACTGAAGCGCGATGAAATAGGAGGCATGACGGATGGCATGCAACTCTTTGACCGCATTAGTACAGCCGGCTACAGTATTCCAGAACTGCTGACAAAACTCGTGCAGATCGAGCGGTTAGATGCTGTAGAGTCTCTCTGTGCAGATATCTTGGAGTGGGCACAAGTGATGCCCAAGCCTGATCCGGTTGTAGCCTCTTGA
- the EDAR gene encoding tumor necrosis factor receptor superfamily member EDAR isoform X2 yields MVRLGECKWTQMFPFLMVSLVYSAHAEYSNCGENEYYNQTTGTCHECPQCEPGEEPYMTCGYGTRDEDYGCVPCPSEKFSKGGYQICRRYKDCEGFFRATVMTPGDQENDAECGPCLPGYYMLENRPRNIYGMVCYSCSLAPAKTKECTGLTSGVSVSFPSTSGTSTRSPFQHVHKGDLSGQGHLATALIIAMSTIFIMAIAIVLIIMFYIVKTRTSAQACCTSHSVKTVEAQANMQEETKEVQENVVIFSEKDEFGKLTATPAKVVKSENDASSENERLLSRSMDSDEEAAIDKQGTPELCLLSLVHLARDKSYASNKSTGIQSRRKKILDLYANVCSVAEGLSPTELPFDCLEKTSRMLSSTYNTEKAIVKTWRHLAESFGLKRDEIGGMTDGMQLFDRISTAGYSIPELLTKLVQIERLDAVESLCADILEWAQVMPKPDPVVAS; encoded by the exons ATGGTACGCCTGGGAGAATGTAAATGGACTCAAATGTTCCCTTTTCTCATG GTGTCACTTGTGTATTCTGCTCATGCTGAGTATTCAAACTGTGGTGAAAATGAATACTACAACCAGACAACTGGAACATGTCATGAATGTCCACAATGTGAACCTGGAGAAGAACCGTACATG ACATGTGGATATGGAACCAGAGATGAAGATTACGGTTGTGTTCCTTGCCCATCTGAAAAATTTTCCAAAGGCGGGTACCAGATATGCAGGCGTTACAAGGACTGCGAGGGGTTCTTTAGGGCAACAGTAATGACCCCTGGAGATCAAGAGAACGATGCAGAATGTGGACCTTGTCTGCCTGG TTACTATATGCTGGAGAACAGGCCAAGGAATATCTATGGCATGGTTTGCTACTCATGCTCGCTGGCGCCTGCCAAAACAAAAGAAT GTACAGGACTTACTTCTGGGGTGTCAGTCAGTTTTCCAAGCACTTCTGGAACAAGCACTCGTTCGCCTTTCCAACATGTGCACAAAG GAGATCTTTCTGGACAAGGCCATCTTGCTACTGCGCTTATCATAGCCATGTCTACAATTTTCATCATGGCAATTGCAATTGTCCTGATCATCATGTTTTACATTGTGAAAACCAGAACTTCAGCTCAAG CCTGCTGCACCAGCCATTCAGTGAAGACGGTCGAAGCCCAGGCCAATATGCAGGAAGAAACGAAAGAAGTGCAAG AAAACGTTGTGATTTTCTCTGAGAAAGATGAGTTTGGAAAGTTGACAGCAACACCAGCTAAGGTTGTCAAAAG TGAAAATGATGCATCTTCAGAAAACGAGCGGCTATTAAGTCGTAGCATGGATAGTGACGAAGAAGCTGCGATTGACAAGCAAGGGACTCCAGAGCTGTGCTTGTTGTCTCTCGTGCATTTGGCTAGAGATAAATCTTACGCAAGCAACAAATCAACCGGC ATTCAAAGCCGGAGGAAAAAGATTCTGGATCTGTATGCTAACGTATGCAGTGTTGCAGAAG GTCTCAGTCCCACAGAGCTTCCGTTTGATTGCCTAGAGAAGACCAGCAGGATGCTAAGCTCTACATATAATACGGAGAAGGCCATTGTGAAGACATGGCGCCACCTTGCCGAGAGCTTTGGACTGAAGCGCGATGAAATAGGAGGCATGACGGATGGCATGCAACTCTTTGACCGCATTAGTACAGCCGGCTACAGTATTCCAGAACTGCTGACAAAACTCGTGCAGATCGAGCGGTTAGATGCTGTAGAGTCTCTCTGTGCAGATATCTTGGAGTGGGCACAAGTGATGCCCAAGCCTGATCCGGTTGTAGCCTCTTGA